One Malania oleifera isolate guangnan ecotype guangnan chromosome 9, ASM2987363v1, whole genome shotgun sequence DNA segment encodes these proteins:
- the LOC131164443 gene encoding actin-depolymerizing factor isoform X1 gives MANSASGMAVHDECKLKFLELKAKRNYRFIVFRIEEKIQQVTIEKLGNPDESYDDFAASLPPNECRYAVYDFDFTTDENCQKSKIFFIAWSPDTSRVRSKMLYASSKDRFKRELDGIQVELQATDPSEMSLDIVKSRAL, from the exons ATG GCGAACTCGGCATCTGGAATGGCGGTGCACGACGAGTGCAAGCTAAAGTTCCTGGAGCTAAAAGCAAAGAGGAACTACAGGTTCATTGTGTTCAGGATTGAAGAGAAGATTCAACAGGTGACGATTGAGAAGCTGGGGAATCCCGACGAAAGCTACGACGACTTCGCTGCGTCTTTGCCCCCCAACGAGTGCCGCTACGCCGTCTACGATTTTGATTTCACCACCGACGAGAACTGCCAGAAAAGCAAGATTTTCTTCATTGCGTG GTCACCGGATACATCGAGAGTGAGGAGTAAGATGCTGTATGCAAGCTCAAAGGACAGATTTAAGAGGGAGTTGGACGGCATTCAAGTTGAGTTGCAGGCAACGGATCCCAGTGAGATGAGCTTAGACATTGTCAAGTCCCGAGCCCTCTGA
- the LOC131164443 gene encoding actin-depolymerizing factor isoform X2 has translation MANSASGMAVHDECKLKFLELKAKRNYRFIVFRIEEKIQQVTIEKLGNPDESYDDFAASLPPNECRYAVYDFDFTTDENCQKSKIFFIAWSPDTSRVRSKMLYASSKDRFKRELDGIQVELQATDPSEMSLDIVKSRAL, from the exons GCGAACTCGGCATCTGGAATGGCGGTGCACGACGAGTGCAAGCTAAAGTTCCTGGAGCTAAAAGCAAAGAGGAACTACAGGTTCATTGTGTTCAGGATTGAAGAGAAGATTCAACAGGTGACGATTGAGAAGCTGGGGAATCCCGACGAAAGCTACGACGACTTCGCTGCGTCTTTGCCCCCCAACGAGTGCCGCTACGCCGTCTACGATTTTGATTTCACCACCGACGAGAACTGCCAGAAAAGCAAGATTTTCTTCATTGCGTG GTCACCGGATACATCGAGAGTGAGGAGTAAGATGCTGTATGCAAGCTCAAAGGACAGATTTAAGAGGGAGTTGGACGGCATTCAAGTTGAGTTGCAGGCAACGGATCCCAGTGAGATGAGCTTAGACATTGTCAAGTCCCGAGCCCTCTGA
- the LOC131164443 gene encoding actin-depolymerizing factor isoform X3 produces MRERAIRILKWGGACMHIYIYIYLYAQANSASGMAVHDECKLKFLELKAKRNYRFIVFRIEEKIQQVTIEKLGNPDESYDDFAASLPPNECRYAVYDFDFTTDENCQKSKIFFIAWSPDTSRVRSKMLYASSKDRFKRELDGIQVELQATDPSEMSLDIVKSRAL; encoded by the exons atGCGTGAACGTGCAATAAGAATATTGAAATGGGGAggtgcatgcatgcatatatatatatatatatatttatatgcacAGGCGAACTCGGCATCTGGAATGGCGGTGCACGACGAGTGCAAGCTAAAGTTCCTGGAGCTAAAAGCAAAGAGGAACTACAGGTTCATTGTGTTCAGGATTGAAGAGAAGATTCAACAGGTGACGATTGAGAAGCTGGGGAATCCCGACGAAAGCTACGACGACTTCGCTGCGTCTTTGCCCCCCAACGAGTGCCGCTACGCCGTCTACGATTTTGATTTCACCACCGACGAGAACTGCCAGAAAAGCAAGATTTTCTTCATTGCGTG GTCACCGGATACATCGAGAGTGAGGAGTAAGATGCTGTATGCAAGCTCAAAGGACAGATTTAAGAGGGAGTTGGACGGCATTCAAGTTGAGTTGCAGGCAACGGATCCCAGTGAGATGAGCTTAGACATTGTCAAGTCCCGAGCCCTCTGA